The Oncorhynchus kisutch isolate 150728-3 linkage group LG20, Okis_V2, whole genome shotgun sequence genome has a segment encoding these proteins:
- the LOC109866018 gene encoding AMSH-like protease, protein MEQGFSFSTLKKLAAEPDHTDVSLTAAERVLALSKMGCSVEINEEITPRRYFRSGVEMERMAAVYLEEGSLENAYVLYNKFITLFVEKLPSHRDYRECSVPEKQVIMKKLQDVAFPRKDQLRKLLHEKFNKEHAAYLMSQSQAVVVDGCGQQLQRTSLVEQERLRVAQLRRMQMEAEQFRHFEDQLRRQELANRRDEAVAKVPEQTDGSCLSHSSKNHVRLDPNRNQPSLPSSKPAATLAGVHTQPVEGLRRVIIPRDLTYKFLLLADSNTARGIETCGVLCGKLTQNEFLLTHVVVPKQSAGPDYCDMENVEELFSFQDHHSLLTLGWIHTHPTQTAFLSSVDLHTHGSYQLMLPEAIAIVCSPKHNDTGVFRLTSSGMGEVARCRLKGFHPHSKDPPLFSICRHVVIKDLKTTVLDLR, encoded by the exons ATGGAGCAAGGCTTCAGCTTCAGCACACTG AAGAAGCTGGCGGCCGAGCCGGACCACACCGACGTGAGCTTGACGGCGGCGGAGCGCGTGCTGGCCCTCAGCAAGATGGGCTGCAGCGTGGAGATCAACGAGGAGATCACGCCACGCCGCTACTTCCGCTCCGGCGTGGAGATGGAGCGCATGGCCGCCGTGTACCTGGAGGAGGGCAGCTTGGAGAACGCCTACGTCCTCTACAACAAGTTCATCAC TCTGTTTGTAGAGAAACTCCCCAGCCATCGAGACTACCGGGAGTGCAGCGTGCCAGAGAAGCAGGTGATAATGAAG AAATTGCAAGATGTCGCATTTCCACGCAAAGATCAATTGAGGAAGCTCCTCCATGAGAAGTTCAACAAGGAACACGCAGCATATCTAATGAGTCAG agccagGCTGTGGTGGTGGATGGCTGCGGCCAGCAGCTGCAGAGGACGTCTCTGGTAGAGCAGGAGAGACTGAGGGTGGCTCAGCTGCGCAGGATGCAGATGGAGGCGGAGCAGTTCCGCCACTTCGAGGACCAACTGCGCAGGCAGGAGCTGGCCAATCGCAGAGACGAGGCGGTCGCTAAAGTGCCTGAACAAACGGACGGGTCCTGCCTGTCCCACTCCTCCAAGAACCATGTTCGCCTCGACCCAAACCGCAATCAACCTTCTCTCCCCAGCAGCAAGCCAGCAGCTACACTGGCTGGCGTACATA CTCAACCTGTTGAGGGCCTGAGGCGGGTCATCATTCCGAGAGACCTGACCTACAAGTTCTTGCTGCTAGCCGACAGCAACACAGCCAGGGGCATAGAGACATGTGGGGTCCTCTGTGGAAAACTG ACTCAAAATGAGTTTCTGCTGACCCATGTGGTGGTTCCCAAGCAGTCAGCTGGCCCAGACTACTGTGATATGGAGAATGTAGAGGAGCTCTTCAGTTTCCAGGACCACCACAGTCTGCTGACTCTGGGCTGGATCCAT ACCCACCCCACCCAGACGGCCTTCCTGTCCAGTGTAGACCTGCATACACACGGCTCCTACCAGCTCATGCTGCCTGAAGCCATCGCCATCGTGTGCTCGCCCAAACACAACGA TACGGGAGTGTTCAGACTCACCAGCTCTGGCATGGGGGAGGTAGCCCGCTGCAGACTGAAGGGCTTTCACCCACACTCCAAGGACCCGCCTCTCTTCAGC ATCTGTAGGCATGTTGTAATAAAGGACTTGAAAACAACCGTGCTGGACCTCAggtga